A DNA window from Niabella yanshanensis contains the following coding sequences:
- the dusB gene encoding tRNA dihydrouridine synthase DusB, protein MVTIGDKISLPDFPLLLAPMEDVSDPPFRAVCKDNGADLMYTEFISSEGLIRDAIKSRRKLDIFDYERPIGIQIFGGDEESLALAAKIVDVTQPDLLDINFGCPVKKVALKGAGAGVLKDVDLMVKLTEAVVKSTSLPVTVKTRLGWDEGLLNIEEVAERLQDVGIKALAIHGRTRAQMYKGEADWTLIGKVKNNPRIHIPIFGNGDIDSPQKAVEYKNRYGVDGIMIGRAAIGYPWIFREIKHFVQTGELLAPPTVEERVNVVRKHLRKSLEWKGPVVGINEMRRHYANYLKGLPNIKEYRSKLVTLNNGDDIEAILDEIIVRYSNYEIEASPIELINYHEKCPVN, encoded by the coding sequence ATGGTAACTATAGGCGATAAAATTTCTCTTCCTGATTTTCCACTACTGCTGGCCCCAATGGAAGATGTAAGCGATCCTCCTTTTCGCGCTGTGTGTAAAGACAATGGTGCAGACCTGATGTATACAGAGTTTATCAGTAGTGAAGGCCTGATTCGTGATGCCATTAAGAGCCGCCGTAAGCTGGACATTTTCGACTACGAACGTCCTATTGGTATACAAATATTTGGAGGAGATGAGGAAAGCCTGGCGCTTGCTGCTAAAATTGTAGATGTTACCCAGCCCGATCTCCTGGATATCAATTTTGGTTGCCCGGTAAAAAAAGTGGCGCTGAAAGGTGCTGGAGCCGGCGTATTGAAAGACGTGGACCTGATGGTAAAGTTGACTGAAGCGGTGGTGAAAAGCACATCGTTACCGGTTACCGTAAAAACTCGGCTGGGCTGGGATGAAGGCCTGTTGAATATCGAAGAAGTAGCTGAACGCCTGCAGGATGTAGGCATCAAAGCCCTGGCCATTCATGGACGCACCCGCGCCCAGATGTACAAAGGAGAAGCTGACTGGACGCTGATTGGCAAAGTGAAAAATAATCCGCGTATTCATATCCCTATTTTTGGAAACGGCGACATCGACAGTCCTCAAAAAGCCGTTGAATATAAAAATCGTTATGGTGTAGATGGCATTATGATTGGCCGCGCTGCTATTGGCTACCCATGGATCTTCAGGGAAATAAAACATTTTGTTCAAACCGGCGAACTGCTGGCTCCGCCTACTGTAGAGGAGCGGGTGAACGTGGTGCGCAAGCATTTACGCAAAAGCCTGGAATGGAAAGGACCTGTTGTTGGCATTAATGAAATGCGCCGCCATTATGCTAATTACCTCAAAGGGCTACCGAATATCAAGGAATATCGCAGTAAACTGGTGACCTTAAATAACGGCGATGACATTGAGGCCATACTGGATGAGATTATTGTTCGTTACTCCAATTATGAAATTGAAGCCTCACCCATTGAGCTGATCAATTACCACGAAAAATGCCCGGTGAACTAA
- a CDS encoding acyl-CoA desaturase, protein MAVLIFFLAHWFLSLFCQTFFLHRYASHKMFTMSHFWERFFYGFTILLQGSSFLNPRAYAIMHRMHHAYSDTERDPHSPHFFKDVWQMTMRTKDIYLNYAKYKVEPEKPFQGNYPEWPLMDRISNMWSVRILFGIGYLLFYIFFATQWWMFLLLPIHFFMGPIHGAIVNWCGHKYGYSNYDNHDHSKNSLPLDFLLMGELFQNNHHKSPNSVNFAKKWFEFDPTYPIVLVLHKLRVIRLRRQ, encoded by the coding sequence ATGGCTGTTTTAATTTTCTTTTTGGCTCACTGGTTCTTATCTCTTTTCTGCCAGACGTTTTTTCTACACCGGTATGCTTCTCATAAAATGTTTACCATGAGTCATTTTTGGGAACGCTTTTTTTATGGATTTACCATTTTATTGCAGGGTTCTTCTTTTTTAAATCCCAGGGCTTATGCTATTATGCACCGGATGCATCATGCCTACAGTGATACCGAAAGAGATCCCCATTCCCCTCATTTTTTCAAAGATGTTTGGCAGATGACCATGCGTACAAAGGACATTTATTTGAATTATGCAAAGTATAAGGTCGAACCGGAAAAGCCATTCCAGGGAAACTATCCTGAGTGGCCTTTGATGGATAGAATCAGCAATATGTGGAGTGTAAGAATCTTGTTCGGAATCGGGTATTTGTTATTCTACATTTTTTTCGCGACCCAATGGTGGATGTTTTTATTATTGCCGATTCATTTTTTTATGGGCCCTATACACGGGGCTATTGTGAACTGGTGCGGGCATAAGTATGGTTATTCGAATTATGATAACCATGACCATAGTAAAAACTCATTGCCCCTCGACTTTTTACTGATGGGCGAGCTTTTTCAAAATAATCACCACAAGAGCCCCAATAGTGTAAATTTTGCCAAAAAATGGTTTGAATTTGATCCTACTTATCCTATTGTATTAGTACTGCACAAACTAAGGGTAATACGGTTAAGGCGGCAATAA
- a CDS encoding VF530 family protein, translating to MEHSSKDPLHGKRLDTILEELIAYYQGFEKLGEQIRIKCFTDNPSISSSLKFLRKTPWARTKVESLYLYVLRQQKKAEKGLR from the coding sequence ATGGAGCACAGTTCAAAAGACCCTTTGCACGGGAAAAGGCTGGACACTATTCTTGAAGAGTTGATAGCTTATTACCAGGGTTTTGAAAAGTTAGGAGAACAAATACGTATCAAATGCTTTACTGATAATCCGAGCATCAGCTCTTCTTTAAAATTCCTGCGAAAAACGCCCTGGGCAAGAACCAAAGTTGAAAGCCTGTACCTCTATGTATTAAGACAACAAAAGAAAGCGGAGAAGGGGCTTCGATAA
- a CDS encoding MutS-related protein, with the protein MSPTIYQEKAALFHKKFNDLKQKLGWLSFVRLLSFLLFVYLIYLFAQTGSGFTVIGALLFFAAFLLLVRQYGRVEQEKQFYLALAQWNEREDAFLKTNSPGYDTGNEYEDPHHPYSYDLDLFSEGGLFSYLNRCSTSFGKEALASDLLDPDTKAIGEKQEAIKELSGKIDFRQQLYAHGSLHETKKKELERLMQWIDSDTRLISTPWYYGLMIFPLATMGSLFYYIATENESAFSLFSKLFVVNLIIAFSFSRKITAQLSVSTSVTKILQNYSNQLKLIEKEHFQSALLQQYQQQLAKNGLTASKLIGQLASLFNYLETVVNLVVSLLLNGLFLFHVHILYRLGIWKKQHAHHIKGWLQLIGKFEALGSFGNLSYNNPGFCTPQLSDTTAFSASALGHILVKPHKRVCNDVLFNDQKFVILTGSNMSGKSTFLRTLGTNLVLAKAGSAVCATRFEFYPFDVFVSMRITDSLQDSESLFYAELKRLQSIIKSLESGRRHFIILDEILRGTNSNDKRNGTIGLIRKMAGFDTFGIIATHDIVVADLIKEYPGFIANKAFESAIINDELLFDYQLKDGVCNTLSASYLMKKMEII; encoded by the coding sequence ATGAGTCCGACTATTTACCAGGAGAAAGCTGCCCTATTTCACAAAAAGTTTAATGATCTCAAACAAAAGCTGGGTTGGTTAAGCTTTGTCCGATTGTTGAGTTTTCTATTATTTGTATACCTGATCTACTTGTTTGCTCAAACAGGTTCGGGTTTTACAGTAATAGGTGCCTTATTATTTTTCGCTGCTTTTTTATTGCTGGTAAGGCAATATGGGCGCGTGGAGCAGGAGAAGCAATTTTACCTGGCATTGGCTCAATGGAACGAACGGGAAGATGCATTTTTAAAAACCAATAGCCCGGGCTATGATACAGGTAATGAGTATGAAGACCCACATCATCCTTACTCTTACGACCTGGATCTTTTTAGTGAAGGAGGGTTGTTCTCTTACCTGAACCGTTGCAGCACTTCGTTTGGCAAGGAAGCCCTGGCCAGTGATTTGCTGGATCCGGATACTAAAGCTATTGGAGAAAAACAGGAAGCGATCAAAGAGCTGTCGGGGAAAATAGATTTCAGGCAGCAGCTGTATGCACACGGAAGCTTGCACGAGACTAAAAAGAAAGAACTGGAGCGGCTGATGCAATGGATCGACTCCGATACCCGGCTGATCAGTACGCCCTGGTATTACGGATTAATGATCTTTCCACTGGCCACCATGGGTAGCCTGTTTTATTATATAGCCACAGAAAATGAATCCGCCTTCTCTCTTTTTTCGAAGCTTTTTGTAGTTAACCTGATCATTGCTTTCTCCTTTTCAAGGAAAATAACGGCTCAATTATCTGTTTCAACCTCGGTGACCAAAATATTACAGAACTATAGTAACCAGCTAAAGCTAATTGAAAAGGAACATTTTCAATCTGCTCTGTTGCAACAATATCAGCAGCAATTAGCTAAAAACGGGTTAACGGCGTCAAAGCTTATTGGTCAGCTGGCTTCCTTATTCAATTACCTTGAAACGGTAGTAAACCTGGTCGTTAGCCTGCTGCTGAATGGACTTTTTCTTTTCCATGTGCATATTTTATACCGGCTGGGCATCTGGAAAAAACAGCACGCACACCATATTAAAGGCTGGCTACAGTTAATAGGAAAATTTGAAGCCCTGGGCAGTTTTGGCAACCTGTCCTATAATAATCCTGGATTTTGTACACCTCAATTGAGTGATACAACAGCGTTCAGTGCGTCTGCCCTGGGTCATATTCTCGTTAAACCGCACAAAAGAGTTTGTAATGATGTGTTGTTTAACGATCAGAAGTTTGTTATTCTCACGGGGTCTAATATGAGTGGTAAAAGTACCTTTTTAAGAACCCTGGGTACCAACCTCGTCCTGGCCAAAGCGGGATCTGCTGTTTGTGCCACCCGGTTTGAATTTTATCCTTTCGACGTTTTTGTAAGCATGCGTATCACCGACTCTTTGCAGGATAGTGAATCTTTATTTTATGCTGAATTGAAGCGGCTGCAATCCATTATTAAGAGCCTGGAGAGCGGGCGGCGCCATTTTATAATACTTGACGAAATTTTAAGGGGCACCAATAGCAATGACAAACGCAACGGCACCATCGGGCTTATTCGCAAAATGGCCGGCTTTGATACTTTCGGCATTATAGCCACTCATGATATTGTGGTAGCCGACCTGATAAAAGAATATCCCGGTTTCATTGCCAATAAAGCTTTTGAATCGGCCATCATTAACGATGAATTATTATTTGATTATCAACTGAAAGATGGCGTTTGTAATACTTTAAGTGCCAGTTACCTGATGAAGAAGATGGAAATAATTTAG
- a CDS encoding DUF3575 domain-containing protein, with amino-acid sequence MRPLLLICFLVSGMLPSAAQEGNAYSGKNSLVKLNLTSPFLKNYSIQYERILNKRVSVALSGRLMPASTLPFKNAIRKEVIKEEDALITDAFNQAKFSNYAITPEVRFYLGKKGYGQGFYIAPYYRFAKYNVEELHYTYEDFDQDISIKLTGNLKSHTGGFLIGAQWMLSNAIGLDWWILGPNIGGGRGHITGISNQPIDPDVQQDIRESLENDLDIPFTKTTVDVNANGANLKLSGPWAGVRAGLLLTFRF; translated from the coding sequence ATGAGGCCCCTGCTGCTCATCTGTTTTCTTGTATCAGGTATGTTACCGTCTGCTGCGCAGGAGGGAAATGCCTATTCAGGAAAAAACAGCCTGGTTAAACTAAATCTCACATCCCCGTTTCTAAAGAACTATTCCATACAGTATGAAAGGATCCTTAACAAGCGGGTATCTGTTGCCCTTTCGGGAAGGCTGATGCCGGCTTCTACGTTACCGTTTAAAAATGCCATCCGGAAAGAAGTCATCAAAGAAGAAGATGCCCTTATTACCGACGCTTTCAACCAGGCCAAATTCAGTAACTATGCGATTACGCCTGAAGTAAGGTTTTATTTAGGTAAGAAAGGGTACGGGCAAGGGTTTTATATAGCGCCTTACTATCGGTTTGCAAAGTATAATGTAGAAGAACTACATTACACTTATGAAGACTTTGATCAGGATATTTCGATTAAGCTTACCGGAAATTTGAAATCGCATACCGGTGGTTTTTTAATTGGTGCGCAATGGATGTTGAGTAATGCCATTGGCCTGGACTGGTGGATACTCGGTCCTAATATTGGCGGCGGCAGAGGCCATATAACCGGGATTTCCAATCAACCTATCGATCCCGATGTTCAACAGGATATACGGGAGTCTCTGGAGAATGACCTGGATATACCTTTTACCAAAACAACCGTTGATGTAAATGCCAACGGGGCTAATTTAAAACTGAGCGGGCCATGGGCAGGGGTAAGAGCCGGGCTTTTATTAACGTTTAGATTTTAA
- a CDS encoding DinB family protein: MHRRNFLVKTALAAGGLSAFPFFAHTASSLTVPDEIMMIGPKEGYSPQVGTLVSMLNYNRSTIVGITKGLDIGQLDYLHDAKANTIGSLIMHLGATEVFYQANTFEGRDDFNEAEKKLWDDAMNLGDAGRKNIKGHELKYYIDRITEVREKTLRELKNKDDKWLMEIDKKWSNEKRSINTYWKWFHVCEHESNHRGQIAWLKSRLPGAKASAD; encoded by the coding sequence ATGCATCGCAGAAACTTCCTGGTAAAAACGGCTCTGGCAGCTGGTGGTTTGAGCGCGTTCCCTTTCTTTGCTCATACGGCATCTTCACTCACCGTTCCCGATGAAATCATGATGATAGGGCCCAAAGAAGGCTATTCTCCCCAGGTGGGCACGCTGGTCTCCATGCTTAATTATAATCGTTCCACTATTGTCGGTATCACAAAAGGACTTGATATAGGGCAGCTCGATTACTTACATGATGCCAAAGCAAATACTATTGGCTCGCTGATTATGCACCTGGGGGCAACAGAAGTTTTTTACCAGGCCAATACTTTTGAGGGTAGGGATGATTTTAATGAGGCTGAAAAAAAATTATGGGATGACGCCATGAACCTGGGTGATGCCGGCCGTAAAAATATTAAAGGGCATGAGCTGAAATATTATATCGACCGGATAACAGAAGTGAGAGAGAAAACATTGCGCGAGCTGAAGAACAAAGACGATAAATGGTTAATGGAAATAGATAAAAAATGGTCCAATGAAAAAAGATCCATTAATACTTATTGGAAATGGTTTCATGTATGCGAACACGAATCCAATCACCGGGGGCAAATTGCCTGGCTAAAAAGCAGACTGCCCGGGGCAAAAGCAAGTGCCGATTAA
- a CDS encoding aldehyde dehydrogenase — translation MSYIPKLDSLRHFFNSGATQELSFRKEQLKKLKETIIKYEQELNEALYKDLRKNKEEVWITETGLVLSEISYFLKNIDELAEPQRTATNLLNLPGKSYIMYEPLGVVLIIAPWNYPFQLSLIPLIGAIAAGNCAVLKPSEAAMATEAIIRKILAETFAPQYISFASGDGAVVVPDMVQRFRFDHIFYTGSTAVGRAVYKLAAEQLVPVTLELGGKSPCIVSAKANLKLAAKRIAMAKFSNAGQMCITPDYLLVHQSVKEAFVEILKQTITQFYGDHPVESYDYGRIINKKQFDRLMGYLQSNIVLAGGTHNEELLYIAPTLIDSPKMDDPIMQEEIFGPLLPVLTYTDDAFALDVIHHNPNPLAFYVFTDDSKEADWWLRKVPGGGACINAVAMHYLNKSLPFGGRGNSGIGRYHGKFSMETFSHPKAVLKAATWPDLPMAYPSFKGRLGLLKKIFK, via the coding sequence ATGAGCTATATACCCAAACTGGATTCTTTACGCCATTTCTTTAACAGCGGCGCTACGCAGGAATTGAGTTTTAGAAAAGAACAGTTAAAAAAGCTTAAGGAAACGATTATCAAATATGAACAGGAGCTGAATGAAGCGCTATATAAAGATCTGAGGAAAAATAAAGAGGAAGTGTGGATTACTGAAACAGGATTAGTGCTTTCGGAGATCAGTTATTTTTTAAAAAATATTGATGAGCTGGCCGAACCACAAAGAACAGCCACCAATTTATTAAACCTGCCAGGCAAAAGTTATATCATGTATGAACCATTGGGTGTGGTATTGATCATAGCACCCTGGAATTATCCCTTCCAATTGTCGCTAATTCCTCTGATAGGCGCCATAGCCGCCGGCAACTGCGCAGTGCTAAAACCCAGCGAAGCAGCGATGGCCACCGAAGCCATTATTCGAAAAATACTCGCTGAAACATTTGCCCCCCAGTATATCAGCTTCGCCTCGGGCGATGGAGCGGTAGTGGTGCCGGATATGGTGCAGCGTTTCCGGTTCGATCATATTTTTTATACCGGTAGTACTGCGGTAGGCAGGGCGGTTTATAAACTGGCTGCAGAACAGCTGGTACCCGTAACATTAGAACTGGGAGGGAAAAGCCCCTGTATTGTCTCTGCAAAAGCCAACCTTAAACTGGCCGCCAAAAGGATTGCTATGGCAAAGTTCTCTAACGCAGGCCAGATGTGTATTACACCGGACTATTTGTTAGTGCATCAATCGGTTAAAGAAGCGTTTGTTGAAATATTAAAACAAACTATTACCCAATTTTATGGTGATCATCCCGTTGAAAGCTATGATTACGGGCGCATCATCAACAAAAAGCAGTTTGATCGGCTGATGGGTTACCTGCAAAGCAATATTGTACTGGCAGGCGGTACCCATAACGAAGAACTGCTTTATATAGCTCCTACGTTGATCGACTCACCAAAGATGGATGACCCTATTATGCAGGAAGAGATTTTTGGCCCCTTATTACCTGTTCTTACCTACACAGACGATGCTTTTGCGTTGGATGTGATCCATCATAATCCTAATCCCTTGGCTTTTTATGTTTTTACAGACGATAGTAAAGAAGCGGATTGGTGGCTGCGAAAAGTACCCGGCGGCGGCGCCTGTATTAATGCGGTGGCCATGCATTACCTGAATAAAAGCCTGCCGTTTGGCGGACGGGGTAATAGTGGAATTGGTCGTTATCATGGCAAATTTTCAATGGAAACTTTTAGCCATCCCAAAGCTGTTTTAAAAGCTGCTACCTGGCCCGATCTGCCAATGGCCTACCCTTCTTTTAAAGGACGGTTAGGCTTACTCAAAAAGATCTTTAAATAG
- a CDS encoding nucleoside deaminase, protein MTDEYFMQLALNEAALAFEEDEIPIGAVVVQNNSILARGRNMTEKLTDTTAHAEIIALTSAFSEIGAKYLPEATLYVTVEPCVMCSGALYWSKIKRVVWGASDPKNGYTRIQPAISPFHPKTEITTGIMADECAALMKAFFKGKR, encoded by the coding sequence ATGACGGACGAATACTTTATGCAGCTGGCATTAAATGAAGCAGCCCTGGCTTTTGAGGAAGACGAAATACCCATTGGAGCAGTAGTAGTTCAAAATAACAGCATATTGGCAAGAGGCCGCAATATGACGGAAAAGCTGACCGATACAACAGCACATGCGGAAATCATTGCGCTCACATCGGCTTTTAGTGAGATCGGCGCCAAATATTTGCCGGAGGCTACCTTATATGTAACAGTTGAGCCCTGCGTAATGTGCTCCGGCGCTTTATACTGGAGCAAAATAAAAAGAGTGGTGTGGGGTGCTTCCGACCCTAAAAACGGTTACACCCGCATTCAACCAGCGATATCTCCTTTTCATCCAAAAACCGAAATTACCACGGGTATTATGGCCGATGAGTGCGCTGCCTTGATGAAGGCGTTTTTTAAGGGTAAAAGATAA
- a CDS encoding RagB/SusD family nutrient uptake outer membrane protein, which produces MNYSNIKILSIIVAMLLLSACGKGFLDVKPTNSVPAATAIKTVADARVAVNGIMRNMTNSNYYGRNFILYGDVRGGDMTLYSQGRGLDALYTFNHTVSANNFSGFWSTIYNNILQANNLIFNINKLKAEGSIENFDSFLGQALTARALMYFDLVRIYGKSYTDDKSAWGVPQPLEPLPESAQPLRSTVNDNYMQILKDLTDAAPLLPKTKSNGYLNYYGNRAIQARVYLTMGDLPAALTAAEDVINNGGYTLYNRTNWVSSWATQFGSESIFELGIFPNEGDLTTASLSFYLRRRAHGNSAALGFFGASDYFLNRLKQDATDVRWGIMLADEISTTANPRLGASYKYSGTTTLSGDGKSASTTAVNIKVIRSSEMYLIAAEAAFPTDKTKAATYLNAIRSRAPALAPATAATVTLDMILDERSKELFSEGQRYFDMLRLNRPITFNDEILGLTIPTRPKTIDRSFEKAILPIPIGEINANPGIEKQQNPGY; this is translated from the coding sequence ATGAACTACAGTAATATAAAAATATTATCCATTATAGTCGCCATGCTCTTGCTTTCCGCCTGTGGAAAAGGTTTTTTAGATGTAAAGCCAACGAATTCAGTTCCTGCTGCAACTGCCATAAAAACAGTGGCCGATGCACGGGTAGCTGTCAACGGAATCATGCGGAATATGACTAATTCCAATTACTATGGCCGTAATTTTATTTTGTATGGAGATGTAAGAGGTGGCGATATGACTCTTTACTCGCAGGGTAGGGGTTTGGATGCTTTGTACACTTTCAACCATACGGTGAGCGCCAACAATTTTAGTGGTTTTTGGTCCACTATTTACAATAATATTCTACAGGCCAATAACCTTATTTTTAATATTAATAAATTAAAAGCCGAAGGCTCTATCGAAAATTTCGACAGCTTTTTAGGGCAGGCATTAACTGCCCGCGCGCTCATGTATTTTGATTTGGTGCGTATTTATGGAAAATCCTACACCGATGATAAGTCTGCCTGGGGAGTACCCCAACCCCTGGAGCCATTGCCGGAATCGGCTCAGCCGCTTCGATCTACGGTGAATGATAACTATATGCAAATTTTAAAAGATCTAACAGATGCAGCACCGCTACTGCCTAAAACAAAATCCAATGGTTACCTAAACTACTACGGTAACAGAGCGATTCAGGCAAGAGTGTATTTAACCATGGGCGACTTGCCTGCCGCTCTTACAGCAGCAGAAGATGTAATCAATAATGGGGGTTACACGTTGTATAACCGTACCAATTGGGTTAGCTCCTGGGCTACACAATTTGGATCAGAATCCATTTTTGAATTAGGAATTTTTCCCAATGAAGGCGATTTGACTACTGCTTCTTTAAGCTTTTATTTAAGAAGAAGGGCACATGGAAATTCGGCGGCATTGGGCTTTTTTGGGGCCAGCGATTATTTTTTAAACCGCCTAAAACAAGATGCTACAGATGTAAGATGGGGCATTATGCTGGCCGATGAAATATCTACCACTGCTAATCCGAGGTTAGGAGCATCTTATAAATACAGTGGTACCACTACACTATCCGGAGATGGCAAATCGGCATCTACCACGGCAGTAAACATCAAAGTAATCCGGTCTTCTGAAATGTACCTGATCGCAGCCGAAGCCGCTTTTCCAACGGATAAAACCAAAGCGGCTACTTATTTAAATGCCATTCGTAGCCGTGCTCCCGCACTTGCCCCTGCTACTGCGGCTACTGTTACACTTGATATGATACTGGATGAAAGGAGTAAAGAACTATTTTCAGAAGGACAGCGCTATTTTGATATGCTTCGCTTAAACAGGCCCATTACTTTTAATGATGAGATTTTAGGATTGACCATTCCCACTCGTCCTAAAACAATAGACAGGAGTTTTGAAAAAGCGATATTACCCATCCCTATAGGCGAAATAAATGCCAACCCCGGGATAGAAAAGCAACAAAATCCGGGATACTAA